A single genomic interval of Aythya fuligula isolate bAytFul2 chromosome 28, bAytFul2.pri, whole genome shotgun sequence harbors:
- the SHE gene encoding SH2 domain-containing adapter protein E, translating to MAAKWFKEFPANLKTVSERARPGGGSLGKLCGPSRKSLGPGEPPGGAPPGKSRKNSAAELGGCRAGPGAGKDGGSRLSRDNLQGLLQAATGKMRKNSRAEGAAPEGPPKTCGTYINRLIKVEAHEKNGKSYPSASPAPEQDKGKSAKTETVIILEDYADPYDAKRTKGQREAERLGENDGYMEPYDAQQMITEIRRRGSKDPLVKAILLLDGPSEPGEVGGKVEAAKWPGGKEAAGKGPQLYDTPYEPGEGTPERKARAGDGRLPENDERPAAEYEQPWEWKKEQIVKALSVQFEGSERPKEEAPRQHLRQKSWTPKMLKPASAEHGEGERVDPALSLEKQPWYHGAITRAEAETRLQACKEAGYLVRTSETGSGKYSIALKTSQGCVHIIVAQTKDNKYTLSQASGVFASIPEVVHHYSTEKLPFKGAEHMALLHPVHCKLY from the exons ATGGCGGCCAAGTGGTTCAAGGAGTTCCCCGCCAACCTGAAGACGGTGTCGGAGAGGGCTCGGCCCGGCGGCGGCAGCCTGGGCAAGCTGTGCGGCCCCTCCCGAAAAAGCTTGGGGCCCGGCGAGCCGCCCgggggagcccccccggggAAGAGCCGCAAGAACTCGGCGGcggagctggggggctgccgggccggccccggggccggtAAGGACGGGGGCAGCCGGCTGTCGAGGGACAACCTGCAGGGACTGCTCCAAGCCGCCACCGGCAAGATGCGCAAGAACTCGCGGGCGGAGGGGGCAGCGCCCGAGGGGCCCCCCAAGACCTGCGGCACCTACATCAACCGCCTGATCAAGGTGGAGGCCCACGAGAAGAACGGGAAGAGCTACCCCAGCGCCAGCCCCGCGCCCGAGCAGGACAAGGGGAAGAGCGCCAAGACGGAGACG GTCATCATCCTGGAGGACTACGCCGACCCCTACGACGCCAAGCGCACCAAGGGGCAGCGGGAGGCCGAGCGGCTGGGGGAGAACGACGGCTACATGGAGCCCTACGACGCGCAGCAGATGATCACAG AAATCCGCCGCCGGGGCTCCAAGGACCCACTGGTGAAagccatcctgctgctggaCGGCCCCAGCGAGCCCGGGGAGGTGGGGGGCAAAGTGGAGGCTGCCAAGTGGCCGGGGGGCAAGGAGGCAGCGGGGAAGGGGCCGCAGCTCTACGACACCCCCTACGAGCCCGGCGAGGGCACCCCGGAGCGCAAGGCGAGGGCTGGGGACGGGCGCCTGCCCGAAAATGATGAGCGCCCGGCGGCAGAGTACGAGCAGCCCTGGGAGTGGAAAAAGGAGCAGATCGTGAAGGCGCTGTCGG TCCAGTTCGAGGGCTCGGAGCGGCCCAAGGAGGAGGCACCGCGGCAGCACCTCCGCCAGAAGAGCTGGACCCCCAAGATGCTGAAGCCGGCGAGCGCGGAGCACGGCGAGGGCGAGCGGGTGGACCCCGCCTTGTCGCTGGAGAAGCAGCC CTGGTACCACGGGGCCATCACCCGAGCCGAGGCTGAGACCCGGCTGCAGGCGTGCAAGGAGGCCGGGTACCTGGTGCGCACCAGCGAGACCGGCAGCGGCAAGTACTCCATCGCACTCAA GACCAGCCAGGGCTGCGTGCACATCATCGTGGCGCAGACCAAGGACAACAAGTACACGCTCAGCCAGGCCAGCGGCGTCTTCGCCAGCATCCCCGAGGTCGTGCACCACTACTCCACCGAGAAGCTGCCCTTCAAGGGGGCCGAGCACATGGCCCTGCTGCACCCCGTGCACTGCAAGCTGTACTAG
- the IL6R gene encoding interleukin-6 receptor subunit alpha, with translation MAGPLLPAALLLAAAAAAVPRRPCGPVGLSQDTVLGRPGANVTLTCGAEGPLNGSVGWRTEQRAPAGGRRLAGGHALLLQRLQVEDAGLYSCHAGGRTLRTLRLLVEEPPETPHVSCYRRSHDKDVLCEWRLRAKPSPGTRAMLWVKRRFTVENATEQRCRFFSKAQKFVCRVKVPPGVDDNKPLVVSTCVRNAAGGSAGEDKIITLSSIRDRTPPLNVTVEALEKAPQRLRVTWTYPSSWDPRFYWLRFQVRYRPEPTPTFTEVDQVTRTWLDIRDAWRGTRHLVQVRAQEEFGHGAWSEWSHEAVGTPWTDPRDVTEMGPYSSQLPTEDGAYGYGATLPPELFEDDAADGDGGAVLEASTRSVAYPYPFLVAGGSLLLGIALFIAIVVRYKQTWRLGVRRGAKPTGEGQHALVPLGPPSPSSPLSAAPLLPPATPPAPPGPLHVTNLDYFFSGK, from the exons ATGGCGGGGCCGCTGCTCCCCGCCGCGCTGCTCCTcgccgccgctgccgctgccgtGCCCCGGCGGCCCTGCGGCCCCGTGG GGCTCTCGCAGGACACGGTGCTGGGACGCCCGGGAGCCAACGTCACGCTGACGTGCGGGGCCGAGGGGCCGCTGAACGGCTCCGTGGGCTGGAGGACGGAGCAGCGGGCGCCGGCGGGGGGCCGTCGGCTGGCGGGGGGCCACGCGCTGCTCCTGCAGCGGCTGCAGGTCGAGGACGCGGGGCTCTACAGCTGCCACGCCGGGGGCCGCACGCTGCGCACCCTGCGGCTGCTGGTGGAAG AGCCCCCCGAGACGCCCCACGTCTCCTGCTACCGGCGCAGCCACGACAAAGACGTCCTGTGCGAGTGGCGGCTGCGGGCGAAGCCGTCCCCGGGCACGCGGGCGATGCTGTGGGTGAAGCGGAG GTTCACGGTGGAGAACGCCACGGAGCAGCGGTGCCGCTTCTTCTCCAAGGCGCAGAAATTCGTCTGCCGGGTGAAGGTGCCCCCCGGCGTGGACGACAACAAACCCCTGGTGGTGTCCACGTGTGTCCGCAACGCCGCGGGCGGCTCGGCCGGCGAGGACAAAATCATCACCCTCAGCAGCATCCGTGA CCGGACCCCCCCCCTCAATGTGACGGTGGAGGCGCTGGAGAAGGCCCCCCAGCGGCTGCGTGTCACCTGGACCTACCCCTCCTCCTGGGACCCCCGCTTCTACTGGCTCCGCTTCCAGGTCCGCTACCGCCCCGAGCCCACCCCGACCTTCACCGAG GTTGACCAGGTGACGAGGACGTGGCTGGACATCCGCGACGCCTGGCGGGGCACGCGGCACCTGGTGCAGGTGCGGGCGCAGGAGGAGTTCGGGCACGGCGCGTGGAGCGAGTGGAGCCACGAGGCGGTGGGCACCCCATGGACAG ACCCCAGGGATGTCACCGAGATGGGGCCCTACAGCTCGCAG CTCCCCACAGAGGATGGTGCCTACGGCTACGGGGCCACGCTGCCGCCCGAGCTCTTTGAGGACGACGCTGCTGACGGCGATGGAG GAGCTGTCCTGGAAGCCAGCACCCGCTCCGTCGCCTACCCCTACCCCTTCCTggtggctgggggcagcctgctcctggGCATCGCCCTCTTCATCGCCATCGTGGTGAG GTACAAGCAGACGTGGCGGCTGGGCGTGCGGCGGGGGGCCAAGCCCACGGGCGAGGGGCAGCATGCCCTGGTGCCCCtgggcccccccagccccagctccccgctcAGCGCCGCCCCCCTGCTCCCGCCGGCCACCCCCCCTGCGCCGCCGGGGCCCCTTCACGTCACCAACTTGGACTATTTCTTCTCGGGCAAGTAG